In the Aneurinibacillus soli genome, one interval contains:
- a CDS encoding SLAP domain-containing protein, with protein sequence MLSFFKKLRSSEPKQETEAGSVIEETNDTPAEEVASAVLPLHFPQDVDTGISMEERYVLQFFVGELPEMAEGELSIDGYKLTQDEAGMVLQAIMRNNMDADIEVGTVPVVLIDAHHNMVARSMFDLTSFGEIPARTAMPCRFFLPYSDFRVQQADFSNWMVGFHMEDGRVMRAVTELDFEQSGDFSQDEHVEAQDQQVLDAIERAIHETEGQVNMFGTSLGQGEHGELVVELLLRNGKDEVVELTDGMVFTVLDAARDEVASQAFDFSAVKVEPKSVQRLVLEYDAATLKKAEPDFSEWSVDVK encoded by the coding sequence ATGTTATCATTTTTTAAGAAACTTCGCTCCAGTGAGCCCAAGCAGGAAACAGAAGCGGGGTCTGTAATAGAAGAAACGAATGATACGCCTGCGGAAGAGGTAGCGTCAGCTGTTCTGCCACTGCACTTCCCGCAGGATGTAGATACAGGAATCTCGATGGAAGAGCGGTATGTATTGCAGTTCTTCGTCGGGGAACTGCCGGAGATGGCGGAAGGCGAGCTGTCCATTGATGGGTACAAGCTTACCCAGGATGAAGCCGGTATGGTACTGCAAGCGATTATGCGCAATAATATGGATGCTGACATTGAGGTTGGCACCGTGCCGGTTGTGCTGATTGATGCGCATCATAATATGGTAGCACGCAGCATGTTTGATCTGACAAGCTTTGGTGAGATTCCGGCACGTACGGCGATGCCATGCCGCTTCTTCCTACCGTATAGTGATTTTCGTGTCCAGCAGGCGGATTTCTCGAATTGGATGGTCGGGTTCCATATGGAGGATGGCCGCGTGATGCGGGCGGTGACAGAGCTTGACTTTGAACAGAGCGGAGATTTCTCGCAGGACGAGCATGTGGAAGCACAAGATCAGCAGGTGCTCGATGCGATCGAGCGGGCAATTCATGAGACAGAAGGCCAGGTCAATATGTTCGGCACGTCACTCGGTCAGGGTGAGCATGGTGAGCTGGTGGTAGAGCTTCTGCTGCGTAACGGCAAGGATGAGGTTGTAGAGCTGACGGATGGCATGGTATTCACGGTGCTGGATGCAGCACGTGATGAGGTGGCGTCGCAGGCGTTTGATTTCTCGGCTGTGAAGGTGGAGCCGAAGTCGGTGCAGCGTCTTGTGCTGGAGTATGATGCCGCGACTTTAAAGAAGGCGGAGCCTGATTTCAGTGAGTGGTCAGTAGATGTAAAGTAA
- a CDS encoding MBOAT family O-acyltransferase, whose amino-acid sequence MLFHTPEFFFLFVLTFLAYHLFRPARLGILAVASCLFYGAASWGFLALFLSVSFLSYVLARQIRRGRARLWLVLGISLNVTNLAFFKYSMFIIHNLESLSGLTFVTPDSFWTRIVLPIGISFYTFQLIAYLVDVYKERTEPAHSFLRFWVFISFFPHQLAGPIMRGQEFMPQVERTTSLPVSTADFKYGVYLIIWGLAKKIMIADQLAPMVLPYFHNPGQLTTMEAWIGAYLFGFQIYADFSAYSDMAVGFGYLFGYRLPMNFMSPYISASATEFWRRWHITLSSWIRDYIYIPLGGSRKGRVRQDVNLLAAMLISGLWHGAMWTFVIWGALHGLLSIAHKWYATALRRLLARVPAVPAAVERLISALYHVCAVFVFFHLTMITWVFFRADSVASALVYVKTMFTPSDGLSSLITQASAQSAPLTLAVILYGVHLLEYGFRKHERVIAATWHRFVPAPVRGLVYAGVVLLIIAMIKGEKHDFIYFQF is encoded by the coding sequence ATGCTTTTTCATACACCAGAATTTTTCTTCTTATTCGTACTTACGTTTCTGGCCTATCATCTGTTTCGTCCAGCGCGGCTTGGCATACTGGCGGTCGCTAGCTGCTTGTTCTACGGCGCAGCGAGCTGGGGATTCCTAGCCCTGTTCCTCAGTGTATCGTTTTTGTCATACGTACTGGCGCGTCAGATACGCCGTGGCCGGGCACGGCTGTGGCTTGTACTTGGCATTAGCCTGAATGTCACCAACCTGGCATTCTTTAAATACTCGATGTTCATCATTCATAATCTGGAATCTTTATCTGGCCTGACATTTGTCACGCCGGACAGTTTCTGGACACGCATCGTGCTGCCCATCGGGATTTCCTTCTATACGTTCCAACTCATTGCCTATCTGGTGGATGTATATAAGGAACGTACAGAACCGGCTCACTCGTTCTTGAGGTTCTGGGTGTTCATCTCATTCTTTCCCCATCAGCTTGCAGGGCCGATCATGCGTGGGCAGGAATTCATGCCGCAAGTCGAACGTACGACTTCTCTTCCCGTCAGCACAGCTGACTTCAAGTACGGCGTCTATCTCATTATATGGGGGCTCGCCAAGAAAATTATGATCGCCGACCAACTCGCTCCCATGGTGCTGCCGTACTTCCATAATCCAGGGCAATTAACGACGATGGAAGCCTGGATTGGGGCGTACTTGTTCGGATTCCAGATCTACGCAGACTTCTCCGCCTACAGTGATATGGCAGTCGGGTTCGGCTATTTGTTCGGCTATCGACTGCCGATGAACTTCATGAGCCCTTACATCAGTGCGAGTGCCACCGAGTTCTGGCGGCGCTGGCATATTACGCTATCGAGTTGGATACGGGATTATATTTACATTCCACTCGGCGGTTCGCGCAAAGGGCGTGTCCGTCAGGATGTGAACCTGCTCGCCGCGATGCTCATCTCCGGCCTGTGGCATGGAGCGATGTGGACATTTGTCATCTGGGGGGCACTACACGGATTGCTATCTATCGCCCATAAATGGTATGCGACTGCACTGCGTCGTCTGCTTGCCCGCGTGCCTGCTGTTCCGGCTGCGGTCGAGCGTCTTATTTCGGCCCTGTATCATGTATGTGCCGTCTTTGTCTTTTTCCATCTAACTATGATTACATGGGTGTTCTTCCGAGCGGATAGTGTAGCGAGCGCACTCGTCTACGTAAAAACGATGTTCACGCCTTCTGACGGTTTATCCAGCCTGATCACACAGGCGAGCGCCCAGTCTGCTCCACTCACGCTTGCTGTGATCTTATATGGGGTGCATCTGCTCGAATACGGATTCCGCAAGCATGAAAGGGTCATTGCAGCAACGTGGCATCGCTTCGTCCCCGCTCCCGTGCGCGGGCTTGTGTATGCCGGGGTTGTCCTACTTATAATTGCTATGATTAAAGGGGAAAAACATGATTTCATCTATTTCCAGTTCTAA
- a CDS encoding sensor histidine kinase, whose amino-acid sequence MSEANIDIQLLDDVMNKTVVSVEESKEKIFEIAENAHKENNFITLELETLRNEIDLVITQTDELEWKAKQARQRLANISRGFKRYSELEIREAYEMASQMQIQLSLSRDKEKHLRERRDELERRHRNILNTIEKSENLISQMGIVLNYLQGDLRKVGIALESAHHHQLLGIQIIQAQEEERKRVARDIHDGPAQSMANVALRSEIVEKMLNQNRIDEAKVELRLLKELTRASLVDVRKIIFDLRPMALDDLGLTPTLRKYLEEYEKRHHIETKLTLLSPERRLQSSIEVAVFRLIQESLNNTAKHANAKQVEVKLEFKPNKVLFMVADNGIGFEKQAKGERPQFGIMGMQERVKLLQGTMKIESKPGKGTILFFGIPLRIEENTKAGGSEK is encoded by the coding sequence ATGAGCGAGGCAAATATCGACATTCAGCTTTTGGACGATGTGATGAATAAGACGGTAGTTTCCGTAGAGGAAAGCAAAGAGAAAATCTTTGAAATCGCGGAAAATGCTCATAAAGAAAACAACTTCATCACCCTCGAACTTGAAACGCTGCGCAACGAAATCGATCTCGTCATTACACAAACGGACGAGTTGGAATGGAAAGCGAAGCAAGCGCGGCAACGCCTGGCTAACATCAGTCGCGGCTTTAAACGGTATAGTGAGCTTGAGATCCGTGAAGCGTATGAGATGGCTAGCCAGATGCAGATCCAGCTTTCTCTTTCCCGTGATAAGGAAAAGCATCTTCGCGAGCGGCGGGATGAACTTGAGCGCCGCCACCGTAATATCCTAAACACCATTGAAAAATCAGAGAATCTGATTTCCCAGATGGGCATTGTGCTTAATTACCTGCAGGGTGACTTGCGCAAGGTAGGGATTGCCCTCGAATCCGCCCATCATCATCAATTACTGGGCATCCAGATTATTCAGGCACAGGAAGAGGAGCGTAAGCGTGTAGCCCGGGATATTCATGATGGCCCCGCCCAGTCGATGGCGAATGTGGCGCTGCGCAGTGAAATTGTAGAAAAAATGCTAAATCAGAACCGGATTGATGAAGCAAAAGTGGAACTCCGGTTATTAAAAGAGCTGACAAGGGCAAGTCTGGTAGATGTACGCAAGATTATTTTTGATCTGCGACCAATGGCCCTAGATGACCTTGGTCTCACTCCTACCCTGAGAAAGTACCTCGAAGAATATGAGAAGCGGCATCACATTGAAACTAAACTCACTCTCTTAAGTCCTGAACGCCGCCTGCAAAGTTCGATTGAAGTGGCGGTGTTCCGGTTGATTCAGGAGTCGCTTAACAATACAGCCAAGCATGCAAACGCGAAGCAGGTAGAAGTAAAACTTGAGTTCAAGCCAAACAAGGTGCTCTTTATGGTAGCGGACAATGGCATTGGATTTGAGAAGCAGGCCAAAGGAGAGCGACCACAGTTTGGCATTATGGGCATGCAGGAGCGTGTCAAATTATTGCAGGGTACGATGAAGATCGAATCGAAGCCAGGGAAAGGCACCATACTGTTTTTCGGAATTCCCCTTCGTATCGAAGAAAACACGAAAGCTGGAGGTAGTGAAAAATGA
- a CDS encoding sigma-70 family RNA polymerase sigma factor: protein MEEMKWARFFAEVEPLVNRLTARYAPGFWREEAKQVARIACWQNAHRYDAGRGAKLSTFLFVIVRRALADFYEREALWRSRHLLPVSGDEEGPGWEETLMAVEKPMEEALVWESWMVLVSDTEAACLTLHIRDGLPLRDVAMCLGMTYEAVKKQKQRALARLRTRLSPQGLSSFLPKEI, encoded by the coding sequence ATGGAAGAGATGAAATGGGCACGTTTTTTTGCAGAGGTGGAGCCGCTTGTGAATCGATTGACGGCACGGTATGCGCCTGGTTTCTGGCGGGAAGAAGCGAAGCAGGTAGCCCGCATCGCCTGCTGGCAAAATGCACATCGGTATGATGCGGGGCGTGGAGCGAAGCTGTCTACATTTTTGTTCGTGATTGTACGGCGGGCGCTGGCTGATTTTTATGAGCGGGAAGCGTTGTGGCGCAGTCGTCATCTGCTTCCGGTGTCAGGGGATGAGGAGGGGCCAGGCTGGGAGGAAACGCTTATGGCTGTGGAGAAGCCGATGGAAGAAGCGCTCGTCTGGGAGAGTTGGATGGTACTCGTATCGGATACGGAAGCAGCCTGCCTGACGCTTCATATTCGGGATGGTCTGCCACTTAGGGATGTGGCTATGTGTCTCGGAATGACGTACGAAGCGGTCAAAAAGCAGAAGCAGCGTGCTCTGGCACGGCTGCGTACCCGCTTGAGTCCGCAGGGACTTTCTTCTTTCTTGCCAAAAGAGATATAA
- a CDS encoding efflux RND transporter periplasmic adaptor subunit, giving the protein MRAAVQMVALSALVAATAGCSTNAKEASQQMTVVPVKTVNAQQGMIGTGKVYTGSVMPLQTVKVVPKTAGKIEQMAVDVGTPVKQGQLLFKLEDKDLRNTLEKANAAVAAAQAGVGAAQAAQESGVVQATSGVVQSKNGMIQAKNGMVQAQGAITQAQSGLEQAQNAVTDAENGLKKAKQSLTDATTQLNRTKQLYESGATSKAQLEQAQTALVTAQTGYNSAEIARKGAVERLSAAKKNVSVAQKSYANANATYENSTSGYSNAQKQVGVASGTAGIQASEQGVRQAQVAAQIATDALRDAAVTSPIDGIVAVKNNEVGELVSPQAPNPVLVVTNLNTVNVLFYASSADLANLHLGMKMNVKVDAMKVSAIGTVKSVSPVDEKGKGYPVQVSVPNPGLKLRAGLVTELTAIAEGSKPGIVVPSSALVKEQNKAYVYVVNGDRAKRKEVQIGEEKSGNTLITGGLNANDAVITDNVVLLSDNAKIQVQQE; this is encoded by the coding sequence ATGAGAGCAGCGGTACAGATGGTGGCGCTAAGCGCACTTGTAGCAGCAACAGCGGGATGCAGCACGAATGCAAAGGAAGCATCGCAGCAGATGACAGTCGTTCCGGTGAAAACGGTGAATGCACAACAAGGCATGATCGGAACGGGTAAAGTGTATACAGGAAGTGTTATGCCTTTGCAAACAGTAAAGGTAGTACCGAAGACAGCGGGGAAAATTGAGCAGATGGCTGTTGATGTTGGTACACCAGTGAAGCAAGGCCAGTTGTTGTTTAAGCTAGAAGATAAGGATTTGCGTAACACACTAGAGAAAGCAAATGCAGCGGTAGCAGCAGCCCAAGCGGGTGTGGGCGCGGCACAAGCGGCGCAAGAATCGGGTGTCGTGCAGGCGACAAGTGGAGTGGTCCAATCGAAGAATGGCATGATTCAGGCGAAGAACGGCATGGTGCAGGCACAAGGTGCGATCACACAGGCACAGAGCGGTCTTGAGCAAGCACAGAATGCAGTCACAGACGCCGAGAATGGGCTGAAAAAAGCCAAGCAAAGTCTAACGGATGCGACGACGCAGCTGAACCGTACGAAGCAGTTGTATGAAAGTGGTGCGACATCGAAAGCACAGCTTGAGCAGGCGCAGACAGCGCTTGTGACGGCACAGACAGGCTACAATAGTGCAGAGATCGCACGCAAGGGAGCGGTTGAGCGGCTGAGCGCGGCGAAGAAGAACGTAAGTGTAGCACAGAAATCATACGCGAATGCGAATGCTACGTACGAGAATTCGACAAGCGGCTATAGCAATGCGCAAAAGCAAGTAGGTGTGGCAAGCGGCACGGCGGGCATTCAGGCGAGCGAGCAGGGGGTTCGTCAGGCGCAGGTAGCGGCGCAGATCGCGACAGATGCGCTGAGAGATGCGGCTGTGACGTCTCCAATTGACGGGATTGTAGCCGTAAAGAACAATGAAGTAGGCGAGCTTGTATCGCCACAGGCACCGAATCCGGTACTCGTGGTGACGAACTTGAATACGGTGAATGTGCTGTTCTATGCATCAAGCGCGGACTTAGCGAATCTTCACCTAGGCATGAAGATGAATGTGAAAGTGGATGCCATGAAGGTCTCCGCGATCGGAACGGTGAAGAGTGTGAGTCCGGTTGATGAGAAAGGGAAAGGGTATCCGGTTCAAGTGAGTGTGCCAAATCCAGGGCTGAAGCTGCGTGCCGGTCTGGTCACCGAGCTGACGGCGATAGCAGAAGGCTCGAAGCCAGGCATCGTTGTTCCGTCCTCGGCACTGGTGAAAGAGCAGAACAAAGCGTATGTATATGTGGTAAACGGCGACCGTGCGAAACGCAAAGAGGTACAGATCGGAGAAGAGAAATCCGGTAATACCTTGATTACGGGCGGATTGAACGCAAACGATGCAGTCATTACGGATAACGTGGTGTTGTTATCGGACAATGCGAAGATACAGGTACAGCAAGAATAA
- the metK gene encoding methionine adenosyltransferase has protein sequence MAPKKGRYLFTSESVTEGHPDKICDQVSDAILDAILEKDANARVAAETSVTTGMVLVAGEITTSCYVDIPKVVRETIREIGYTRAKYGFDADTCAVLTSIDEQSPDIAQGVDQALEAREGQMTDEQIEAIGAGDQGLMFGFACNETPELMPLPISLSHQLSRRLAEVRKNGTLAYLRPDGKTQVTVEYEGDKPVRVDTIVISTQHDPAATLEQIQKDLKEHVIAPIVSADLLDENTKYFINPTGRFVIGGPQGDAGLTGRKIIVDTYGGYARHGGGAFSGKDPTKVDRSGAYAARYVAKNIVAAGLADKCEVQVAYAIGVAQPVSINVDTFGTGKVEEEVLVELVRKNFDLRPAGIIKALDLRRPIYRNTAAYGHFGRNDLNVPWENTDKAEILKKEAAEFTTN, from the coding sequence ATGGCGCCTAAAAAAGGTCGTTATCTCTTCACATCTGAATCCGTAACAGAAGGACATCCGGATAAGATTTGTGACCAGGTTTCCGATGCAATTCTTGATGCAATTCTTGAAAAAGACGCAAATGCCCGCGTAGCGGCTGAAACATCTGTTACGACAGGTATGGTGCTCGTAGCAGGCGAGATTACAACAAGCTGCTATGTAGACATCCCAAAAGTCGTGCGTGAGACGATCCGTGAGATCGGTTACACACGTGCGAAATACGGTTTTGACGCGGACACATGCGCGGTGCTTACATCTATTGACGAACAGTCTCCAGATATTGCACAAGGTGTCGATCAGGCACTGGAAGCGCGTGAAGGCCAGATGACAGATGAACAAATCGAAGCAATCGGTGCAGGGGATCAGGGCCTGATGTTCGGGTTTGCGTGCAATGAAACACCTGAACTCATGCCGCTTCCGATCTCGTTGTCTCATCAACTGTCCCGCCGCTTAGCGGAAGTCCGCAAGAACGGTACACTCGCGTACCTTCGCCCGGATGGTAAAACACAAGTAACGGTGGAATACGAAGGAGATAAGCCGGTTCGTGTTGACACAATCGTTATCTCGACGCAACATGACCCAGCTGCAACGCTTGAGCAGATCCAAAAAGATCTGAAAGAGCACGTCATCGCTCCGATTGTTTCCGCAGACTTGCTTGATGAGAATACAAAATACTTCATCAACCCGACAGGCCGTTTCGTAATTGGCGGACCGCAGGGGGATGCGGGTCTTACAGGCCGCAAAATCATCGTGGACACATACGGTGGATACGCTCGCCACGGCGGCGGTGCATTCTCCGGTAAAGATCCGACGAAAGTTGACCGTTCTGGTGCATATGCAGCACGCTATGTTGCGAAAAACATCGTAGCAGCTGGTCTTGCAGACAAGTGTGAGGTACAAGTGGCATATGCAATCGGGGTTGCACAGCCTGTATCCATCAATGTTGATACATTTGGCACAGGTAAAGTAGAAGAAGAAGTTCTCGTTGAGCTTGTTCGCAAAAACTTCGATCTTCGCCCGGCTGGTATCATCAAGGCACTCGACCTTCGCCGCCCGATCTACCGCAATACAGCGGCATATGGACACTTTGGCCGAAATGATCTGAATGTTCCATGGGAAAATACAGATAAAGCCGAAATCCTCAAAAAAGAAGCAGCTGAGTTTACGACAAACTAA
- a CDS encoding competence protein ComK has translation MFELVDLKRAVERFAREGHVFYPDQADGIGEVTVLCIGEEKVYVPCTTAQFRRKLSREFFKDERLLRDFAYETLGKRKHPPFVLHESLVLVPFWYPCFDNPSHRTLYACLSSIKMYAVHEEQRLGCVLMFKDRHTVDLPYSIGTVKQQMRCAEHLLMKYQLKGRASY, from the coding sequence ATGTTTGAACTGGTCGATTTGAAACGAGCCGTGGAAAGATTTGCGCGAGAGGGTCATGTATTCTATCCAGATCAGGCAGACGGGATTGGAGAGGTAACCGTGCTTTGTATCGGGGAAGAGAAGGTGTATGTCCCATGTACGACAGCGCAGTTCCGTAGGAAGCTAAGTCGGGAGTTCTTTAAGGACGAGCGTCTGCTGCGTGATTTCGCATATGAAACGCTCGGGAAACGCAAGCATCCTCCGTTCGTGCTGCATGAAAGCCTGGTGCTGGTTCCATTCTGGTACCCGTGTTTTGATAATCCCTCGCATCGCACGTTGTACGCATGTCTGTCCTCTATTAAAATGTATGCGGTTCATGAAGAACAGCGGCTCGGTTGTGTGTTGATGTTCAAAGATCGGCATACCGTCGATCTTCCGTATTCGATTGGAACGGTGAAGCAGCAGATGCGCTGTGCCGAGCATCTGCTGATGAAGTATCAATTGAAAGGCAGAGCCTCGTATTGA
- a CDS encoding S41 family peptidase → MRKRVATTALAGAIIWTAAFGTAPVWAQDVTANAYTEQEARIHEVLQKILNGHVNNNLDIKKLTDGAIRGIVAETGDPYTAYFTDDEFTNFIGEVEGQFSGIGIYVAQRNQSFFVDSVVTDSPASKADLRSGDEIVVINGQKIAGKTIDEVTEEMKGQSGTQVELQVRRHNQLITKIVKREDMQTSPVDSIMLDGKIGYMTLYTFSYNIADVFKEQLARLQKDGMKSLIIDLRDNPGGHIEGAIDIADLFVEHGTLVNMVSRSGKKLSIPATGKGTAIPMVVLVNGNTASASEILTGALQDHGAARIMGTKTFGKGTVQEITPLDKGGVLKMTVEEYFSPNMHKINGIGLVPDDVVQNPNEQVVKAITYLTGATSLHLFADGKVSFSGFPPAVTPFAKQVNGRWYIALRPFAQAYGYRISWDGAKQQAALRIGETERKYAVQGNPHVRSENGMTWVALDQLDRDFTAISLEKKEAELLVHIK, encoded by the coding sequence ATGAGAAAACGAGTCGCTACGACGGCGTTAGCAGGCGCGATTATATGGACAGCAGCGTTTGGCACGGCTCCGGTATGGGCACAAGATGTGACGGCGAACGCCTACACAGAGCAGGAAGCGCGTATTCATGAAGTGCTCCAGAAAATATTGAATGGTCACGTTAACAATAATTTGGATATAAAGAAACTGACAGATGGAGCGATTCGGGGCATCGTAGCAGAGACGGGTGACCCGTACACCGCATACTTTACGGATGATGAGTTTACGAATTTCATTGGAGAAGTGGAAGGTCAATTCTCCGGGATCGGGATTTATGTGGCGCAGCGTAATCAGTCATTTTTTGTGGATAGTGTGGTCACAGACTCCCCGGCCAGCAAAGCCGACTTGCGTTCCGGTGATGAGATTGTTGTCATAAATGGTCAGAAGATCGCTGGGAAGACAATTGATGAAGTAACGGAAGAGATGAAAGGACAGTCAGGCACTCAGGTAGAATTACAGGTGCGTCGCCACAATCAGTTGATTACGAAAATCGTGAAGCGAGAAGATATGCAGACATCTCCGGTAGACAGCATCATGCTCGATGGCAAAATCGGGTACATGACGCTCTATACGTTTTCATATAATATCGCCGATGTGTTCAAAGAGCAGCTGGCGCGCTTGCAGAAAGACGGCATGAAAAGCTTGATTATCGACTTGCGCGATAACCCGGGTGGCCATATTGAAGGGGCGATCGACATTGCGGATTTGTTTGTTGAGCATGGAACATTGGTCAACATGGTCAGTCGCAGCGGGAAGAAACTTTCAATTCCAGCTACAGGCAAAGGAACAGCGATCCCCATGGTCGTCCTGGTGAATGGCAATACAGCCAGCGCATCCGAAATTTTGACCGGGGCACTTCAAGATCATGGAGCGGCCCGTATTATGGGAACCAAAACATTCGGCAAAGGTACTGTGCAGGAGATTACGCCGCTTGATAAGGGTGGTGTGCTGAAAATGACAGTAGAGGAATATTTCTCTCCGAATATGCACAAGATCAACGGCATCGGCCTCGTACCGGACGATGTGGTGCAGAATCCGAATGAGCAGGTCGTGAAGGCCATTACATATCTTACAGGGGCTACCTCACTGCATCTGTTCGCAGATGGAAAAGTAAGCTTCAGCGGATTTCCGCCTGCAGTGACCCCGTTCGCCAAGCAAGTCAATGGACGCTGGTACATAGCACTGCGTCCATTCGCACAGGCATACGGCTATCGGATCAGCTGGGATGGTGCAAAGCAGCAGGCCGCACTCCGTATTGGAGAAACCGAGCGCAAATACGCCGTGCAGGGCAATCCACATGTACGCAGTGAGAACGGAATGACCTGGGTAGCGCTTGATCAGCTGGATCGAGACTTTACTGCGATTAGCCTGGAGAAAAAAGAAGCAGAATTGCTTGTTCATATAAAGTAG
- a CDS encoding S-layer homology domain-containing protein produces the protein MKLYKKVFKVCSSTFLASTLVLSAGTAVFAQAKDVENHWAQNQITKWVDAGYVKGYEDGTFKPNNSITRAEFIRLVNQSFGFTEVATITYTDVAPSQWFYSEVAKAKAAGYISGYEDGTMKPNNKISRQEAAAIIQRLLKLQGTEASSFQDGQAIASWAKGAVGSVAANKIMNGYPDGTFKPATNITRAESVVTLDKAMGAKGTDSPVASQAPGKTYDKAGTYGASAGKTDTIQGDVIISAADVKLQNTVIDGNLLIAESVGSGNVYLNNVTVKGTTTVKGGGSNSIYAADSTLGKVVVNKNDVHLVASGTTAASSVVVQSGAKIEQGSLSSSAKGFGTISIAAVSSGTVKLVGNFDSVTVDGKASIELSNGKVDSLDVSKGAEGASLTVMSDANVKNLTVNDASKVYGSGKIENAKVNVNGVSFATRPTNVQTASGVTVSISSSNGGGGGGGGSSTTTTKKSYTNGAIINVNDLSGITSIEITSGTVTLNGIIPAGKTVTVKASATLTGTGTINGNLILENTGTTLHGITVNGTTTIQ, from the coding sequence ATGAAGCTTTATAAAAAAGTATTCAAGGTGTGCTCAAGTACATTCTTGGCTAGTACACTCGTTTTATCAGCCGGAACAGCAGTATTTGCTCAGGCTAAAGACGTAGAAAACCACTGGGCACAAAACCAAATTACGAAATGGGTAGACGCTGGTTATGTGAAGGGATATGAGGATGGAACCTTCAAGCCGAATAACAGCATTACGCGTGCGGAATTCATCCGACTGGTTAACCAATCGTTTGGTTTTACAGAAGTAGCGACGATTACCTACACGGATGTTGCTCCGAGCCAGTGGTTCTATAGCGAAGTAGCGAAGGCGAAAGCAGCAGGCTACATCAGTGGCTATGAAGATGGCACGATGAAACCGAATAACAAGATTAGCCGCCAGGAAGCAGCAGCGATTATTCAGCGCTTGTTGAAGCTTCAAGGAACCGAAGCGAGCTCTTTCCAGGATGGACAGGCAATCGCTTCCTGGGCTAAAGGAGCAGTTGGTAGTGTTGCTGCTAATAAAATCATGAATGGGTACCCGGATGGAACCTTCAAACCGGCTACTAACATTACGCGCGCAGAGTCTGTTGTAACGCTCGATAAAGCGATGGGTGCGAAAGGAACAGATTCGCCGGTAGCGTCACAAGCACCAGGCAAAACGTATGACAAGGCAGGTACATATGGGGCATCAGCAGGCAAAACAGACACCATTCAAGGTGATGTAATTATCAGTGCAGCTGATGTGAAGCTTCAGAATACAGTGATCGATGGTAACTTGCTCATCGCGGAATCGGTCGGTAGCGGCAATGTATATCTGAATAATGTGACAGTGAAAGGTACAACCACTGTTAAAGGCGGAGGATCGAACTCCATCTATGCCGCTGATTCCACGCTAGGCAAAGTTGTCGTGAATAAGAACGATGTGCATCTGGTGGCATCCGGTACGACAGCAGCAAGCTCAGTTGTCGTGCAATCAGGTGCGAAGATCGAACAGGGCAGCCTGTCTTCATCTGCGAAAGGATTCGGTACGATCTCGATTGCTGCGGTATCTAGCGGAACTGTAAAGCTAGTTGGTAATTTTGATAGTGTAACAGTAGACGGCAAAGCATCAATTGAGCTTTCGAACGGGAAAGTAGACAGTCTGGATGTAAGCAAGGGTGCAGAGGGTGCTTCCCTTACTGTAATGTCTGATGCAAACGTGAAGAATCTTACTGTAAATGATGCATCTAAGGTGTACGGTTCTGGTAAGATCGAGAACGCCAAGGTAAATGTAAACGGCGTATCATTTGCGACTCGTCCAACTAACGTACAAACTGCTTCAGGTGTAACAGTTTCTATTTCGTCCTCAAATGGCGGCGGTGGTGGTGGCGGTGGTTCCTCTACTACTACTACTAAAAAATCATATACTAACGGGGCAATCATTAATGTAAACGATCTGTCTGGCATTACGAGTATAGAGATTACGAGTGGAACGGTTACTTTGAATGGAATAATCCCAGCTGGTAAGACGGTTACGGTAAAAGCAAGTGCTACACTCACCGGTACTGGTACAATCAACGGTAATTTGATCTTAGAAAATACAGGGACAACGCTTCACGGAATTACAGTTAATGGTACAACAACGATTCAATAA